The Sphingopyxis fribergensis genome contains a region encoding:
- a CDS encoding helix-turn-helix transcriptional regulator: MDSLFAREAGEVENTFLAAPFEEDGWNMALRLFARRTGSSRAQLLGLGDEATLFNFMPDIDAAYQREFLEIEGWRPEVNWRVAASGRPMEILSEVHYDIARQHSGTDDYEEHVRKWDGVHGCQTVLVEGEGLLVGLASLRSEREGRSDERDQKMFAAGASYALAAVRMQQAMARRGAAMTVGAFDAIGVAAFLIDRHGAVAALSGSAEAIVGDRAGGALCVRRGRLGAARRDADAVLQAALGRAQSGAVMQQYWIGSPLEGGAGLLCEIFRLPRREWDFGFDPRVLVVARRAADIPATRIAPLRAALGLTAAEAAIAVRLANGEAREDIAATRGTSAQTLSTQIKSILRKSDVAREAELTALVNRLLR, encoded by the coding sequence ATGGATAGCCTGTTTGCCCGCGAAGCGGGCGAGGTCGAAAATACCTTTCTGGCGGCGCCGTTCGAGGAGGACGGCTGGAACATGGCGCTGCGTCTGTTCGCGCGCCGGACCGGCTCGTCGCGCGCGCAATTGCTGGGGCTCGGCGATGAGGCGACTTTGTTCAATTTCATGCCCGATATCGACGCCGCCTATCAGCGCGAGTTCCTGGAAATCGAGGGATGGCGGCCCGAGGTCAACTGGCGCGTCGCAGCATCCGGGCGGCCGATGGAGATTTTGAGCGAGGTTCATTACGACATCGCGCGCCAACACAGCGGCACCGACGATTATGAGGAGCATGTCCGCAAGTGGGACGGCGTCCACGGCTGCCAGACGGTGCTGGTCGAGGGCGAAGGGCTGCTCGTCGGGCTGGCGTCGCTGCGGTCCGAGCGCGAGGGACGGAGCGACGAGCGCGACCAGAAGATGTTCGCGGCGGGGGCGAGCTATGCGCTGGCGGCGGTCAGGATGCAGCAGGCGATGGCGCGGCGCGGCGCGGCGATGACCGTCGGGGCGTTCGATGCGATCGGTGTCGCGGCGTTCCTGATCGACCGGCATGGCGCCGTCGCGGCGCTGTCGGGGTCGGCGGAGGCGATCGTCGGCGACCGGGCGGGCGGCGCGTTGTGCGTGCGCCGGGGCCGGCTGGGCGCGGCGCGGCGCGATGCCGATGCGGTGCTTCAGGCGGCGCTTGGCCGGGCGCAGAGCGGCGCGGTGATGCAGCAATATTGGATCGGGTCCCCGCTTGAGGGCGGGGCCGGCCTGCTTTGCGAAATCTTTCGCCTGCCGCGGCGCGAATGGGATTTCGGGTTCGACCCGCGCGTGCTGGTCGTCGCGCGGCGCGCGGCGGATATTCCCGCGACGCGGATCGCACCGCTGCGCGCCGCGTTGGGCCTGACCGCAGCCGAGGCCGCGATCGCGGTGCGGCTGGCGAATGGTGAGGCGCGCGAGGATATAGCTGCGACGCGCGGTACGAGCGCGCAGACGCTGAGCACGCAGATCAAATCGATCCTGCGCAAGAGCGATGTCGCCCGCGAGGCCGAATTGACGGCGCTGGTGAACCGGTTGTTGCGTTAG
- a CDS encoding YceI family protein yields MRRIVPYAAAALVAVVATPIVLAQGGSAPGAPDKTRVTAGTYAADAGHTMVVWEVDHLGFSKYTGIFGDVTGTLVIDPKNPAAAKVDVTIPVAKVTTASAGLTSHLLRAGKDGGKPDFFGAAPADAKFVSTSVVLDDDGDEAKVTGNLTLNGVTKPVTLDVDFHGAGVGMNKKETVGFEAETTIKRSDFGINMGIPYVSDAVELEIHAAFEKQ; encoded by the coding sequence ATGCGCCGCATCGTCCCCTACGCCGCCGCCGCTCTCGTCGCCGTCGTCGCGACCCCGATCGTCCTCGCACAGGGCGGTTCCGCCCCCGGCGCGCCCGACAAGACGCGCGTCACCGCGGGCACCTACGCCGCCGACGCCGGCCACACGATGGTCGTGTGGGAAGTCGATCATCTCGGCTTCAGCAAATATACCGGCATCTTCGGTGACGTGACCGGAACGCTCGTCATCGATCCCAAGAACCCCGCTGCGGCCAAGGTCGATGTGACGATCCCGGTGGCAAAGGTCACGACCGCCAGCGCCGGGCTCACCAGCCACCTCCTCCGCGCAGGCAAGGACGGCGGCAAGCCCGACTTCTTTGGCGCCGCCCCCGCCGACGCCAAATTCGTCTCGACCAGCGTCGTCCTTGACGATGACGGCGACGAAGCCAAGGTTACGGGCAACCTCACCCTCAACGGCGTGACCAAGCCGGTCACCCTCGACGTCGATTTCCACGGTGCCGGCGTCGGCATGAACAAGAAGGAAACCGTGGGGTTCGAGGCCGAAACCACGATCAAGCGCAGCGACTTCGGCATCAACATGGGCATCCCCTATGTCAGCGACGCTGTCGAACTCGAAATCCACGCCGCGTTCGAAAAGCAGTAA
- a CDS encoding rhodanese-like domain-containing protein — protein MRTPLLALALTATPALAQANPQIDYPAFQALTASVAPERATRLVRFDAFKAEAAKPDTLLLDARSKDAFAGGHIKGAVNLPLTDFTAESLAAVIGANPDRPILIYCNNNFSNHRSPVPLKSAPLALNIQTFINLVGYGYPNVLELADVVDFTDPKVEWVTG, from the coding sequence ATGCGCACCCCGCTTCTCGCTCTCGCCCTCACCGCCACCCCCGCGCTGGCCCAGGCCAACCCGCAAATCGACTATCCCGCCTTCCAGGCGCTCACCGCCAGCGTCGCCCCCGAACGCGCGACGCGCCTCGTCAGGTTCGACGCGTTCAAGGCCGAGGCCGCGAAACCCGACACCCTCCTCCTCGACGCCCGCTCGAAGGACGCCTTCGCCGGCGGCCATATCAAGGGCGCGGTCAACCTCCCCCTCACCGACTTCACCGCCGAAAGCCTCGCCGCGGTGATCGGCGCCAACCCCGACCGCCCCATCCTCATCTATTGCAACAATAATTTCTCGAACCACCGCAGCCCCGTGCCGCTCAAATCGGCGCCGCTCGCGCTCAATATCCAGACCTTCATCAACCTCGTCGGCTATGGCTATCCGAACGTCCTCGAACTCGCCGACGTCGTCGATTTCACCGATCCCAAGGTGGAATGGGTCACGGGCTGA
- the leuA gene encoding 2-isopropylmalate synthase, translating to MTMLRDPSVKYSAFPQIPLGTREWPGRTITQAPIWLSTDMRDGNQALIDPMDAEKKARFFDLLVRIGLKEIEVGFPSAGATEYDFISGLVRDGRIPDDVTPQVLTQSRADLIRTSFDSLAGAKTAIVHVYNAVSPAWRKIVFGMDMADIKQIAIDGAKQLRDNAARLPQTNWRFEYSPETFSTAELDFSIEVCAAVMDILQPTTDNPIILNLPATVEAATANIYADQIEYFGKNLPNRDRALISLHTHNDRGTGVAAAELGLLAGADRVEGCLFGNGERTGNTCLVTIALNMYTQGVDPELDFSNIDEVIQTVEYCNQLPVHPRHPYGGELVYTAFSGSHQDAIKKGFAARERQNDERWEVPYLPIDPADLGRSYEAVIRVNSQSGKGGVAWVLEQDKGLKLPKKMQASFSHVVQALADETSRELGAEDIWGAFDHAYLVTEGKRFQLVDWSETHSGPDRIFAGKLTIDGATRSVSGRGNGLMSSVIAALAESGGPIMDIVDYSEHAIGQGSKVQAAAYVECRTADGKSIFGCGLDTDVATASVRAILSAANGAE from the coding sequence ATGACCATGCTCCGCGACCCCTCGGTCAAATATAGCGCCTTTCCGCAGATTCCCCTGGGAACCCGCGAATGGCCCGGCCGCACGATCACCCAGGCGCCGATCTGGCTCTCCACCGACATGCGCGACGGCAATCAGGCGCTGATCGACCCGATGGATGCCGAGAAAAAGGCACGCTTCTTCGACCTGCTCGTCCGCATCGGCCTCAAAGAAATCGAAGTCGGCTTCCCCAGCGCCGGCGCGACCGAGTATGACTTCATCTCGGGCCTCGTCCGCGATGGCCGCATCCCCGACGACGTCACCCCGCAGGTGCTGACCCAGAGCCGCGCCGACCTCATCCGCACCAGCTTCGACAGCCTCGCGGGCGCGAAAACCGCGATCGTCCACGTCTATAACGCGGTCAGCCCCGCGTGGCGCAAGATCGTCTTCGGCATGGACATGGCCGACATCAAACAGATCGCGATCGACGGCGCCAAGCAGCTGCGCGACAATGCCGCGCGCCTGCCGCAAACCAACTGGCGTTTCGAGTACAGCCCCGAAACCTTCTCGACCGCCGAACTCGATTTCAGCATCGAAGTATGCGCCGCGGTGATGGACATTCTCCAGCCCACCACCGACAACCCGATCATCCTCAACCTGCCCGCAACGGTCGAGGCCGCGACCGCGAACATCTACGCCGACCAGATCGAATATTTCGGCAAGAACCTGCCGAACCGCGACCGCGCGCTGATATCCTTGCACACCCACAACGACCGCGGCACCGGCGTCGCGGCGGCCGAGCTCGGCCTGCTCGCGGGCGCCGACCGCGTCGAGGGCTGCCTGTTCGGCAATGGCGAGCGCACCGGCAACACCTGCCTCGTCACCATCGCGCTCAACATGTACACACAGGGCGTCGACCCCGAACTCGACTTCTCGAACATCGACGAGGTCATCCAGACGGTCGAATATTGCAACCAGCTCCCCGTCCACCCGCGCCACCCCTATGGCGGCGAACTCGTCTACACCGCTTTCTCGGGCAGCCATCAGGACGCGATCAAGAAAGGCTTCGCCGCGCGCGAACGCCAGAATGACGAGCGCTGGGAAGTCCCCTACCTGCCCATCGACCCCGCCGACCTCGGCCGCAGCTATGAAGCGGTGATCCGCGTCAACAGCCAGTCGGGCAAGGGCGGCGTCGCATGGGTGCTCGAACAGGACAAGGGCCTGAAACTCCCGAAGAAAATGCAGGCGAGCTTCAGCCATGTCGTGCAGGCGCTCGCCGACGAGACGAGTCGCGAGCTCGGCGCCGAGGATATCTGGGGCGCCTTCGACCACGCCTATCTCGTGACCGAGGGTAAGCGCTTCCAGCTCGTCGACTGGTCCGAAACGCACTCGGGGCCCGACCGCATCTTCGCCGGCAAGCTCACCATCGACGGCGCCACCCGCAGCGTCAGCGGCCGCGGCAACGGCCTGATGAGCAGCGTCATCGCCGCGCTGGCCGAAAGCGGCGGCCCGATCATGGACATCGTCGATTACAGCGAGCACGCGATCGGCCAGGGCAGCAAGGTGCAAGCCGCCGCCTATGTCGAATGCCGCACCGCCGACGGCAAAAGCATCTTCGGCTGCGGCCTCGACACCGACGTTGCGACGGCGAGCGTGCGGGCGATTTTGTCGGCGGCGAATGGGGCGGAGTAA
- a CDS encoding GTP pyrophosphokinase has product MTRESDLLDRWNVEKDAYLAWGHCIADAVKDGLRGRLSVDVDYFLKIHVTPRLKDGHKLVEKAFYRPGKNYQNPYEEITDKVGIRLVVLLGSDMKLVQEVLTSIQGWSFSKDRDHEEERKARPIEFDYAAFHYVVRPNEEFSYGDIVVPKDIPCEVQIKTILQHAYSELTHDTIYKPQVAATPIMQRNAAKSMALLEATNDYFERVTEDVNKALASVRELTRKASEVYQAIVGVAPKPNAIEGLLAGSFEKFFTNEFSEQINDLVRSKPYIPQKIRDHLAERNPIFSQPSVLLVYLAASANYREAIRDWPMTTSQLEPLLNDIGESADG; this is encoded by the coding sequence ATGACCCGTGAAAGTGATTTGCTCGATCGTTGGAATGTTGAAAAGGATGCTTACCTTGCTTGGGGGCACTGCATTGCCGACGCGGTCAAGGATGGCCTTCGTGGGCGTTTGTCTGTCGATGTAGATTATTTCCTCAAGATTCACGTGACCCCTCGATTGAAGGACGGGCACAAACTGGTCGAAAAGGCGTTTTACAGACCGGGAAAAAACTATCAGAACCCATATGAAGAGATAACCGACAAGGTCGGCATTCGGTTGGTTGTCCTTTTGGGCTCCGACATGAAGTTGGTTCAGGAGGTGCTGACCTCGATCCAAGGATGGTCGTTCTCGAAAGATAGGGACCATGAGGAGGAGCGAAAAGCGCGACCAATCGAGTTTGACTACGCGGCATTCCACTACGTTGTTCGACCGAATGAAGAATTTTCCTACGGCGACATAGTCGTACCGAAAGATATACCGTGTGAAGTACAAATTAAGACAATACTTCAGCATGCGTATAGCGAATTGACGCATGATACTATATATAAGCCTCAAGTCGCTGCAACGCCAATTATGCAAAGAAATGCTGCAAAGAGCATGGCTTTGCTGGAGGCGACGAACGACTATTTTGAACGCGTCACAGAAGACGTGAACAAGGCGCTTGCCTCTGTAAGAGAGCTTACCCGAAAGGCGTCTGAGGTCTATCAGGCGATCGTCGGAGTCGCGCCAAAGCCGAACGCAATAGAGGGTCTACTTGCTGGTTCATTCGAGAAATTTTTCACTAATGAGTTTTCAGAGCAGATAAATGATCTTGTAAGATCAAAACCTTACATCCCTCAGAAGATCAGGGATCATTTGGCTGAGAGAAATCCGATATTCTCTCAGCCATCGGTGCTTCTAGTTTACTTGGCCGCTTCCGCGAATTACCGAGAGGCTATCAGGGACTGGCCCATGACCACGAGCCAGTTAGAGCCGCTCCTAAATGACATCGGAGAAAGTGCGGACGGCTAG
- a CDS encoding nucleoid-associated protein — MALENLTVGRVCLHEVYVRDDAGNVVQPQYAQGLFQLQGAALNAFRSRVLAAFKSDGHCMEMAIRDSGAGSAVAAGAELLNAANDGDFIIQSRHFADKLAASQTSQRIPGGVVVVFEGSVGQPANRFFAVMKAELHEAFQKTGNLQARFVSDLFLSKGTKLYKIGLFMDEGAADGADFPDGWSPLLFDQLLTASRRDGAANYFYSNFLGLDIPEDSAHRVKQFFEQTKGYIRSSNLPRDQKVDLFNGLYTYLKVDQSPTIQVQQFADNYLPNDVANNYVAFMRGQGFPARAVDKDLREVQGSLKVRQVRFGNKVTLSGPPQAFAEMVTMETVEAADGGVVTHITIKGGIENPE; from the coding sequence ATGGCGTTAGAAAACCTTACGGTTGGCCGAGTTTGTCTGCATGAAGTTTACGTACGTGACGATGCCGGTAATGTTGTGCAACCCCAATATGCTCAGGGGCTATTTCAGCTGCAAGGAGCAGCTTTGAATGCTTTTCGAAGTCGGGTTCTCGCAGCATTTAAGAGCGATGGACACTGCATGGAGATGGCTATCAGGGACTCTGGAGCGGGTTCGGCTGTAGCTGCCGGGGCAGAGTTGTTGAATGCTGCAAATGACGGTGACTTCATTATCCAGTCGCGACATTTTGCTGATAAGCTTGCTGCCTCGCAGACATCGCAGAGAATCCCTGGCGGTGTTGTTGTCGTATTCGAGGGATCGGTAGGTCAGCCGGCAAACCGATTTTTTGCGGTTATGAAGGCAGAGCTTCACGAGGCGTTTCAGAAAACAGGAAATCTCCAAGCTAGATTTGTTAGTGATTTGTTTCTCAGCAAGGGGACAAAGCTATACAAAATCGGCCTGTTTATGGATGAGGGCGCGGCCGACGGCGCAGATTTTCCTGATGGTTGGTCCCCCTTGCTCTTTGACCAGCTGCTCACGGCTTCTCGCCGGGATGGTGCTGCTAACTATTTTTATAGTAACTTTCTTGGTTTGGATATTCCAGAAGATAGCGCACACAGGGTGAAGCAATTCTTTGAGCAAACAAAGGGTTACATAAGATCTTCGAACCTTCCCCGAGACCAAAAAGTAGACCTGTTTAATGGCCTCTACACCTATCTTAAGGTCGATCAATCTCCGACCATTCAGGTTCAGCAATTTGCCGATAACTATCTTCCAAACGATGTAGCGAACAACTACGTCGCGTTTATGCGAGGTCAGGGGTTCCCAGCGCGGGCCGTGGACAAGGATCTGCGGGAGGTTCAAGGGAGCCTTAAGGTGCGTCAGGTGAGGTTTGGGAATAAGGTCACACTATCCGGGCCGCCGCAGGCGTTTGCTGAAATGGTGACCATGGAAACTGTCGAGGCGGCGGATGGCGGTGTTGTTACGCACATTACCATTAAGGGTGGGATCGAAAATCCGGAATGA
- a CDS encoding AraC family transcriptional regulator, which translates to MQDRLDSICAQVLRHAVSPYYESPVPRLVVATQCAPTSGVATVYEPVTCLILQGTKQVVIGDAVLRYDASSYFVASLDLPAVGRVVEATAEKPYVAAALRLDRAVLADLIASMDPASIGNAASRGEMTGFAVSAVTPEMLEAWAGLLALLDQPGDIAMLAPMREREILYRLLQGPLGGQLCAIAQEDSRLSRVRRAILWMHDHYQEMLRTSALAEIAGMSVASFHRHFKAATAMSPLQFQKTLRLHAARRLLASGSEASRAAYSVGYESASQFSREYARAFGMPPSRDAERLRGMVQAGVGAV; encoded by the coding sequence ATGCAGGACAGGCTCGACTCGATATGCGCTCAGGTGCTGCGGCACGCGGTTTCCCCCTATTATGAGTCGCCGGTGCCGCGGCTGGTCGTCGCGACGCAATGCGCGCCGACGAGCGGGGTCGCGACGGTTTACGAGCCCGTCACCTGCCTGATCCTGCAAGGAACGAAGCAGGTCGTGATCGGCGACGCGGTGCTGCGATACGATGCGTCGAGCTATTTCGTCGCCTCGCTCGACCTGCCCGCGGTGGGCCGCGTGGTCGAGGCGACCGCCGAAAAACCCTATGTCGCGGCGGCGCTGCGCCTCGACCGCGCTGTGCTTGCCGACCTGATCGCGAGCATGGACCCCGCATCGATCGGCAACGCGGCGTCGCGCGGCGAGATGACGGGCTTTGCGGTCTCCGCGGTGACGCCCGAGATGCTCGAGGCGTGGGCTGGGTTGCTCGCATTGCTCGACCAGCCGGGCGACATCGCGATGCTCGCCCCGATGCGCGAGCGCGAGATCCTCTATCGCCTGCTCCAGGGGCCGCTCGGCGGGCAGCTGTGCGCGATTGCGCAGGAGGACAGCCGCCTGTCGCGGGTGCGGCGGGCGATCCTGTGGATGCACGATCATTATCAGGAGATGCTGCGCACGTCGGCGCTGGCCGAGATTGCCGGGATGAGCGTTGCGTCCTTCCATCGTCATTTCAAGGCCGCGACCGCGATGAGCCCGCTGCAGTTCCAGAAGACGCTGCGCCTGCACGCGGCGCGGCGGCTTCTGGCCAGCGGCAGCGAGGCGAGCCGCGCGGCTTACTCCGTTGGCTACGAGAGCGCGTCGCAGTTCAGCCGCGAATATGCGCGCGCGTTCGGTATGCCGCCCTCGCGCGATGCCGAAAGGTTGCGCGGGATGGTGCAGGCGGGGGTCGGGGCGGTTTAG